A single window of Ananas comosus cultivar F153 linkage group 17, ASM154086v1, whole genome shotgun sequence DNA harbors:
- the LOC109723221 gene encoding uncharacterized protein LOC109723221 → MPATDYQGSSVPFASLGRSILSIRRDQVHAMDGHHDSAQEHELEAFQRRVADLFHDLAGGGGGGGDELMSLAWLRKLLDTFLVCQEEFRVILFNHRGAASRAPLDRMIAEFFDRGVKALDVCNAVRDGIEQVRQWQKHLEIVLRALAPAPAPALGEGQLRRAKKALTDLAILMLDEKDAASALSHRNRSFGRSGRDAHRSSPSASAGAGAGHFRSLSWSVSRSWSAARQLQAIGTNLAAPRSHEIVATGGLAVSVYTMSSVLLFVMWALVAAIPCQDRGLQTHFSIPRSFVWAPPILSLHERILEESKRKDRKNSTGLLREIHQIEKWAHQLSDLTDNLQLPMPDEKEMEVRQGVDELALVCHAMKEGLEPLERQVREVFHRIVRSRTEGLDSMSHNAE, encoded by the coding sequence atgccCGCGACGGATTACCAGGGCTCATCCGTGCCGTTCGCGTCGCTCGGCCGATCGATCCTGAGCATCCGCCGCGACCAGGTGCACGCGATGGACGGGCACCACGACTCGGCGCAGGAGCACGAGCTCGAGGCGTTCCAGCGGCGCGTGGCGGACCTGTTCCACGACCTGGccgggggagggggagggggaggggacgAGCTCATGAGCCTGGCGTGGCTGCGGAAGCTTCTGGACACGTTCCTGGTGTGCCAGGAGGAGTTCCGGGTGATCCTCTTCAACCACCGCGGCGCTGCGTCGCGGGCGCCGCTGGACCGCATGATCGCGGAGTTCTTCGACCGGGGCGTGAAGGCGCTCGACGTGTGCAACGCCGTGCGCGACGGGATCGAGCAGGTGCGCCAGTGGCAGAAGCACCTCGAGATCGTCCTCCGCGCCCTCGCCCCAGCCCCAGCCCCAGCGCTCGGGGAGGGCCAGCTGCGGCGGGCCAAGAAAGCCCTCACCGACCTCGCCATCCTCATGCTCGACGAGAAGGACGCCGCCTCCGCGCTCTCCCACCGCAACCGCTCCTTCGGCCGCAGCGGCCGCGACGCCCACCGCTCCTCCCCCAGCGCcagcgccggcgccggcgccggccaCTTCCGCTCCCTCTCGTGGAGCGTGTCCCGCTCGTGGTCCGCCGCGCGGCAGCTCCAGGCGATCGGCACCAACCTCGCCGCCCCGCGCAGCCACGAGATCGTGGCCACCGGCGGGCTCGCCGTCTCCGTCTACACCATGAGCTCCGTCCTCCTCTTCGTGATGTGGGCCCTCGTCGCCGCCATCCCCTGCCAGGACCGCGGCCTCCAGACGCACTTCTCCATCCCGCGCAGCTTCGTGTGGGCGCCGCCCATTCTCTCCCTCCACGAGCGCATCCTCGAGGAGTCCAAGCGCAAGGACCGCAAGAACTCGACCGGGCTCCTCAGGGAGATCCACCAGATCGAGAAATGGGCCCACCAATTGTCGGATCTGACCGATAACCTCCAACTCCCGATGCCTGACGAGAAGGAGATGGAGGTGAGGCAGGGGGTGGACGAGCTGGCGCTGGTCTGTCACGCCATGAAGGAAGGCCTCGAGCCGCTGGAGCGCCAGGTGAGGGAGGTGTTCCATCGCATCGTCAGGAGCCGGACCGAGGGGCTCGATTCGATGTCGCATAATGCGGAGTGA